Proteins from one Candidatus Rokuibacteriota bacterium genomic window:
- a CDS encoding FAD-binding oxidoreductase produces the protein METRSALRGWAELLGPSHVLDAAAAQADYGRCTTGVQRRLAGALRPQERSQVTAIVEIAARFKVPLYPISTGHNWGYGTALPPAEDCVILDLSGLNRILEFDADTGLVTVEPGVTQGQLAEFLDRGKHPYLVPVTGAGPTCSIVGNALERGYGITPHADHFGAVMALEAVLPDGRVYRSALSALNGEPLDRAFKWGIGPYLDGLFSQSGFGVVTQMTIVLARRPDAIKVFLFGLKKPEQLGGLVDLVREVIARYPGVVGGINLMNAHRVLAMAVPYPRERLDSDGLISPELLAELSRSNQVMPWTGFGTLYGSKGVVKAAQREIRALLRPLASRLVFISPKGGRTLARVGRVLPSYLRSKLGRNLDMLERSLELVAGRPNETALPLCYWNNRKQPRVGSAMDPARDGCGVSWYSPLVPMTRDRVTAYVRMVTAIMREHRLEPLMTLTSLSDRCFDSTVPLLFDLDSEESRKNAEKCYWALLEAGRSHGFLPYRVGIQTMNWLSQSDATFWQVVREIKKTLDPYAIISPGRYV, from the coding sequence GTGGAGACACGTAGCGCCCTGCGGGGATGGGCCGAGCTTCTCGGCCCATCCCATGTTCTGGACGCCGCGGCGGCACAAGCCGACTATGGGCGCTGCACTACGGGAGTCCAGCGTCGGCTGGCGGGGGCGCTCAGACCACAGGAACGATCCCAGGTCACGGCAATCGTCGAGATCGCCGCCCGCTTCAAAGTCCCTCTCTATCCGATTAGCACCGGCCACAACTGGGGATATGGAACGGCCTTGCCGCCTGCCGAAGACTGCGTGATCCTCGACCTTTCCGGACTCAACCGGATACTGGAGTTTGACGCGGATACAGGCCTGGTGACCGTAGAGCCGGGCGTGACCCAGGGGCAACTCGCCGAGTTCCTTGACCGCGGAAAACACCCGTACCTGGTGCCCGTGACAGGTGCGGGTCCGACGTGCAGCATTGTTGGCAATGCGCTCGAGCGCGGCTACGGAATCACGCCCCATGCCGATCATTTCGGCGCCGTGATGGCGCTCGAGGCGGTGTTGCCGGATGGGCGCGTCTACCGCTCCGCACTGTCCGCGCTCAATGGAGAACCGCTCGACCGTGCGTTCAAGTGGGGGATCGGCCCCTATCTTGACGGCCTCTTCTCGCAGAGCGGCTTTGGCGTCGTGACTCAAATGACGATCGTGCTCGCTCGTCGTCCCGATGCCATCAAGGTCTTTCTCTTCGGCTTGAAGAAGCCGGAGCAGCTCGGGGGCCTGGTGGATCTCGTGCGCGAGGTGATTGCCCGATACCCGGGAGTCGTCGGCGGCATCAACCTGATGAACGCGCATCGCGTGTTGGCCATGGCGGTACCCTATCCGCGCGAGCGATTGGACTCCGATGGCCTCATCTCGCCGGAATTGCTCGCCGAGCTCAGTCGCAGCAATCAGGTGATGCCCTGGACGGGATTCGGCACCCTCTATGGCTCCAAGGGAGTTGTGAAGGCGGCGCAGCGTGAGATCCGGGCTCTTCTCAGGCCTTTGGCCTCTCGACTGGTATTCATCAGTCCGAAGGGCGGACGGACACTCGCCCGAGTTGGACGTGTATTGCCGAGCTATCTTCGCTCGAAGCTCGGTCGGAACCTGGACATGCTTGAACGCTCTCTGGAGCTGGTTGCCGGTCGGCCGAATGAGACCGCGCTGCCCCTGTGCTATTGGAACAACCGGAAGCAGCCTCGCGTTGGGTCCGCAATGGATCCGGCGCGTGACGGCTGCGGCGTGTCATGGTATTCGCCGCTTGTGCCGATGACGCGAGACCGCGTTACCGCCTATGTGCGAATGGTCACGGCCATCATGCGGGAGCATCGGTTGGAGCCCCTCATGACCCTGACCAGCCTGTCCGACAGGTGCTTTGACAGTACCGTGCCATTGCTGTTCGATCTGGACTCCGAGGAGAGCCGCAAGAATGCGGAGAAGTGCTACTGGGCGCTTCTGGAGGCCGGCCGAAGC
- a CDS encoding PEP-CTERM sorting domain-containing protein, whose translation MRKLAIALGIVSALAVSQANAAPIFTLTGGFAGDVVIKLQNFESFTGALAPGSENFGILRITTIEAADASGPVWVHGQNGAEITGIFRDIIVVATAPVGTGLNVKSTGGLLDLYINPVGAFATAGGAGQGIGGYAAAGGGCVPGSTTPCYNGISNAAGGGVFLTLKWNSGVDPLNPLIFIDGDFDFATFPSTGDAAGYLDVTGGPYAGTFDTNGQITPFGARDVFAQNDFCPNVTLTCGTVGDWQLLSDDPVRARVPQPSTLALLGIAVIGLAALRRKIAA comes from the coding sequence ATGAGAAAGCTGGCGATTGCACTCGGGATCGTGAGTGCATTGGCTGTATCACAAGCAAATGCGGCTCCGATCTTTACCCTCACGGGGGGCTTTGCCGGAGACGTGGTCATCAAGCTTCAGAACTTTGAAAGCTTCACCGGCGCTCTCGCACCCGGCTCGGAGAACTTCGGTATCCTCCGAATCACCACGATCGAAGCCGCCGATGCCAGCGGCCCCGTCTGGGTGCACGGACAGAACGGCGCGGAGATCACGGGCATATTTCGGGACATCATCGTCGTCGCCACCGCACCGGTGGGAACCGGCCTTAACGTGAAGTCGACCGGCGGCTTGCTTGACCTCTACATCAATCCAGTCGGCGCTTTCGCTACTGCCGGCGGCGCGGGGCAGGGCATCGGTGGGTATGCGGCGGCAGGCGGTGGCTGTGTGCCTGGAAGCACCACTCCGTGTTACAACGGCATCTCGAACGCAGCCGGTGGAGGGGTGTTCCTCACCCTCAAGTGGAATAGCGGGGTCGACCCCCTGAATCCGTTGATCTTCATCGATGGAGACTTCGACTTCGCCACGTTCCCCTCTACGGGAGACGCAGCGGGCTATCTCGACGTGACCGGCGGGCCGTATGCGGGCACCTTCGACACGAACGGCCAGATCACACCCTTTGGGGCGCGTGACGTATTCGCCCAGAACGACTTCTGCCCGAATGTCACCTTGACTTGCGGCACCGTAGGCGACTGGCAGCTTCTCAGTGACGACCCGGTCCGCGCGAGAGTCCCGCAACCGAGCACCCTTGCGCTTCTCGGAATCGCCGTGATTGGTCTCGCGGCTCTGCGCAGGAAGATCGCAGCGTAA